From Bifidobacterium longum subsp. longum JCM 1217, one genomic window encodes:
- the dusB gene encoding tRNA dihydrouridine synthase DusB: MAQSESETVLTEHHETDNLDPRTDAPARPGTPVHIAPVQLGNITVPTPVVLSPMAGVTNWPFRVICEEYGPDGLYVAEMITARALVAHNPKALRLCHFAKSEKIRSLQLYGVNPSITEQAAKIVVDGNMADHVDLNFGCPVPKVTRRGGGSALPWKTDIFTELLQRVVAVCEPAGIPVTAKIRVGIDHNHETFLEAGHIAQEEGCKAVTLHARTAAEYYGGHSDWSRIGELKEHLNIPVFGNGDIWGAEDALEMVRETGCDGVAIGRGCQGRPWLFANIKNAFEGNPERLNPNLGEVCRVIHRHAELLTEFYEGDEMMAVHDLRKHIAWYLKGFPVGGSTRKAFMECESLADVDREIGKLDPTIEYPPRVVDKPRGRVRFAKKVHLPYGWLESRTTTHEEREALFGDDPMDASY, encoded by the coding sequence ATGGCACAATCCGAATCCGAAACAGTGCTCACCGAGCATCACGAGACCGACAACCTCGACCCACGTACGGACGCGCCGGCGCGCCCCGGGACCCCGGTGCATATCGCCCCGGTCCAACTCGGCAACATCACCGTGCCGACCCCGGTGGTGCTCTCGCCGATGGCGGGAGTGACCAACTGGCCCTTCCGCGTGATTTGCGAGGAATATGGTCCCGATGGACTCTACGTGGCCGAGATGATCACCGCTCGAGCCCTCGTGGCGCATAACCCGAAAGCACTGCGCCTCTGTCATTTCGCCAAAAGCGAAAAAATCCGTTCACTGCAGTTGTACGGCGTGAACCCCTCCATCACCGAACAGGCGGCGAAAATCGTGGTCGACGGCAACATGGCCGACCATGTGGATCTGAACTTCGGTTGCCCGGTGCCCAAGGTCACTCGTCGAGGCGGTGGTTCGGCCTTGCCTTGGAAAACCGACATTTTCACTGAGCTATTACAGCGCGTGGTCGCCGTATGCGAGCCGGCGGGCATCCCCGTCACCGCGAAGATCCGCGTCGGCATCGACCATAACCATGAGACCTTCCTCGAAGCCGGACACATCGCGCAGGAGGAGGGCTGCAAGGCCGTAACCCTGCATGCCCGTACCGCCGCCGAATACTATGGCGGTCATTCCGACTGGTCCCGCATCGGCGAGCTCAAGGAACACCTCAACATTCCGGTATTCGGCAATGGCGATATCTGGGGTGCCGAGGATGCGCTCGAAATGGTGCGCGAGACCGGCTGCGACGGTGTGGCCATCGGCCGCGGATGCCAGGGCCGGCCGTGGCTGTTCGCCAACATCAAAAACGCCTTCGAGGGCAATCCCGAACGGCTCAACCCGAATCTGGGCGAGGTCTGCCGCGTGATTCACCGTCATGCCGAGCTGCTTACCGAGTTTTATGAGGGCGATGAGATGATGGCCGTCCACGATCTGCGCAAGCACATCGCCTGGTATCTGAAAGGATTCCCGGTGGGCGGCTCCACCCGCAAGGCCTTTATGGAATGCGAGAGCCTGGCCGATGTGGACCGCGAGATCGGCAAGCTCGACCCGACTATCGAATACCCGCCACGCGTGGTCGACAAACCGCGCGGCCGCGTGCGTTTCGCCAAGAAGGTGCACTTGCCGTATGGCTGGTTGGAATCGCGTACCACCACCCACGAAGAGCGTGAGGCGCTCTTCGGTGACGACCCAATGGACGCCAGTTACTGA
- a CDS encoding glycine--tRNA ligase has product MAQSKLDEVVSLAKRRGFVFPAGEIYGGTRSAWDYGPLGVALKDNIKREWWRSMVVTRPDVVGVDTSIILPPEVWVASGHVSVFNDPLVECLNCHKRNRADKLEESYAEKHGDKMPENGMKDIVCPNCGTRGQWTEPRDFNMMLRTHLGPVEDENSLHYLRPETAQGIFVDFKNVMTSSRSRPPFGIANMGKSFRNEITPGNFIFRTREFEQMEMEFFVTPGTDEEWHQYWIDARTRWYIDLGVKPENLRHYEHPKEKLSHYSKRTVDIEYKFGFQGSDWGELEGIANRTDYDLSAHSKHSGEDLSYFNQATGEKYVPYVIEPAAGLTRSLMCFLVDAYDVDEAPNTKGGVDKRTVLRLDPRLAPVKAAVLPLSKKPELQTVAQNLADDLRFNEWMIDYDESGAIGRRYRRQDEIGTPLCITVDFDTLEDHAVTIRERDTMAQERVALDKVADYVAARIGEKRTRVPLKPVEMGGEPWPESGVQEAGGLY; this is encoded by the coding sequence GTGGCTCAGTCCAAACTCGATGAAGTCGTATCCCTTGCGAAGCGTCGCGGCTTCGTGTTCCCCGCCGGCGAAATTTACGGCGGCACCCGTTCCGCTTGGGATTACGGCCCTCTCGGCGTCGCTCTCAAGGACAATATCAAACGTGAATGGTGGCGCTCCATGGTCGTCACCCGTCCTGATGTCGTCGGTGTCGACACTTCCATCATTCTGCCGCCCGAAGTGTGGGTGGCGTCCGGCCACGTGAGCGTGTTCAACGATCCGCTCGTCGAGTGTCTCAACTGCCACAAGCGCAACCGCGCCGACAAGCTCGAGGAATCCTACGCCGAGAAGCACGGCGACAAGATGCCGGAAAACGGCATGAAGGACATCGTCTGCCCGAACTGCGGCACCCGTGGCCAGTGGACCGAACCGCGCGACTTCAACATGATGCTGCGCACCCACCTCGGCCCGGTCGAGGACGAGAACAGCCTGCACTACCTGCGTCCGGAGACTGCACAGGGCATCTTCGTGGACTTCAAGAACGTGATGACCTCTTCCCGTTCCAGGCCGCCGTTCGGCATCGCCAACATGGGTAAGTCCTTCCGTAACGAGATCACCCCGGGTAACTTCATCTTCCGCACCCGTGAGTTCGAGCAGATGGAGATGGAGTTCTTCGTCACGCCCGGCACCGATGAGGAATGGCACCAGTACTGGATCGACGCCCGCACCCGCTGGTACATCGACCTCGGCGTCAAGCCGGAGAACCTGCGCCACTACGAGCATCCGAAGGAGAAGCTCTCCCACTACTCCAAGCGCACCGTGGACATCGAATACAAGTTCGGCTTCCAGGGTTCCGACTGGGGCGAGCTCGAAGGCATCGCCAACCGTACCGATTACGATTTGAGCGCGCACTCCAAGCACTCCGGCGAAGACCTGAGCTACTTCAACCAGGCCACCGGCGAGAAGTACGTGCCGTACGTCATCGAACCGGCCGCCGGCCTGACCCGCTCCCTGATGTGCTTCCTCGTGGACGCCTACGATGTGGACGAGGCCCCGAACACCAAGGGCGGCGTTGACAAGCGCACCGTGCTGCGTCTCGACCCGCGTCTGGCCCCGGTCAAGGCCGCCGTGCTGCCGCTGAGCAAGAAGCCTGAACTGCAGACCGTGGCCCAGAACCTGGCCGACGACCTGCGCTTCAACGAGTGGATGATCGACTACGACGAGTCCGGTGCCATCGGTCGTCGTTACCGTCGTCAGGACGAGATCGGCACCCCGCTGTGCATCACCGTGGACTTCGACACCCTCGAGGACCACGCTGTGACCATCCGTGAGCGTGACACCATGGCCCAGGAGCGCGTCGCTCTTGACAAGGTGGCCGATTACGTGGCCGCCCGCATCGGCGAGAAGCGCACCCGCGTGCCCCTGAAGCCTGTGGAAATGGGCGGTGAGCCTTGGCCTGAGTCCGGCGTTCAGGAAGCCGGCGGCCTGTACTAA
- a CDS encoding hydroxyethylthiazole kinase, producing MSNSASSFTGVSSGYTAGTPVPADSPIRDNIADAVRRVRETTPLAQSFTNFVTINLVANAQLAAGGTAAMSFLPDDVIETAKIAGANYINVGTLLPFYKDALPEIAQRLNYLDKPWVLDPVAAGIGRTRTAILQAFKAAPPTMIRANASEVIALANMWGLNTETVGDASEHRPAGVESVDDVESATGAAVALAQYLTEQHAKHSSHDASTRCAVAVSGIADLVTDGETVYRLPGGSAMMTKITGAGCSLGGVAATYLAVSDPLTAALSASLLYNRAGEVADTTSHGPGSFQVAFLDALWNVTAEQVAESEILVQ from the coding sequence ATGAGCAATAGTGCATCATCGTTTACCGGCGTGTCCAGCGGTTATACCGCCGGGACTCCGGTTCCAGCCGATTCACCCATCCGTGACAATATCGCCGATGCCGTTCGCCGCGTACGCGAGACGACTCCGTTGGCCCAGTCATTCACCAATTTTGTGACCATCAATTTGGTTGCCAACGCGCAACTGGCGGCCGGCGGCACTGCGGCCATGAGTTTCCTGCCGGACGACGTGATCGAAACCGCGAAAATCGCGGGCGCGAACTACATCAACGTGGGCACGCTGCTGCCGTTCTATAAGGACGCACTGCCCGAAATCGCCCAGCGACTCAACTACTTGGACAAGCCGTGGGTGCTCGACCCGGTGGCCGCCGGCATCGGCCGCACCCGTACCGCCATTCTTCAGGCCTTCAAGGCCGCTCCCCCGACCATGATTCGCGCGAATGCATCCGAGGTAATCGCGCTGGCGAACATGTGGGGGCTCAATACCGAAACCGTGGGGGACGCTTCCGAGCACCGCCCCGCCGGAGTGGAATCCGTCGACGACGTGGAGTCCGCAACCGGCGCGGCGGTGGCGCTGGCACAGTATCTGACCGAACAGCACGCCAAGCATTCCTCCCATGACGCTTCCACCCGCTGCGCCGTGGCCGTGTCCGGCATCGCCGATCTGGTGACCGATGGCGAAACCGTGTACCGACTGCCGGGCGGCAGCGCGATGATGACCAAGATCACCGGTGCCGGCTGCTCGCTGGGCGGCGTGGCTGCCACGTATTTGGCGGTCTCCGATCCGTTGACCGCCGCCCTGTCCGCGTCTCTGCTGTACAACCGCGCGGGAGAGGTGGCCGATACAACTTCGCACGGACCGGGCTCGTTCCAAGTTGCGTTCCTTGACGCGCTGTGGAATGTGACCGCCGAACAGGTGGCGGAATCCGAGATTTTGGTGCAGTAG
- the thiC gene encoding phosphomethylpyrimidine synthase ThiC, translating into MSNEYPYASMRDSFDLSAYFVVGPEDCKGRPLTDVVDQALHGGATFIQLRAKEADASELTDMARDIAQIIEDNEKSDSVAFVIDDRADVVWQARRKGIKVDGVHIGQTDMEPREARALLGDEAIVGLSAETESLVRLINELPDGCIDYIGAGPLHVSTTKPEASVGGNDGSGKTLDAAQINTICVASEFPVVVGGGVTAADMAMLADTKAAGWFVVSAIAGAENPEEAARTMVEGWKAVRGDKKHGYAPRVVTHTPATDTQAAQEGAAKPGSEATEKKFTNAKDAKDAQKLAKQQRVDIAARGSKQRDKAHIRKTKSVPFTYQYGSYDLEVPYTEIKLSDTPGVGPNPPFHDYNTEGPKCDPKEGLKPLRLDWIRDRGDIEDYEGRRRNLEDDGKRAIKRGRATKEWRGRKHEPMRAKDHPITQMWYARHGIITPEMQYVATRENCDVELVRSELAAGRAVMPCNINHPEAEPMIIGSAFLTKLNANMGNSAVTSSIDEEVEKLTWATKWGADTVMDLSTGNDIHTTREWILRNSPVPIGTVPMYQALEKVEDDASKLSWELFRDTVIEQCEQGVDYMTIHAGVLLRYVPLTANRVTGIVSRGGSIMADWCLRHHQESFLYTHFDELCDIFAKYDVAFSLGDGLRPGSLADANDAAQLSELMTLGELTERAWAKDVQVMIEGPGHVPFDTVRMNIELEKAVCHNAPFYTLGPLTTDTAPGYDHITSAIGATEIGRYGTAMLCYVTPKEHLGLPNKDDVKQGVIAYKIACHAADIAKHHPHAMDRDNAISKARFEFRWLDQFNLSYDPDTAIAFHDDTLPAEPAKMAHFCSMCGPKFCSMAISQNIRKAFGGEAAQQQIVKEAAAGIDSEALATAKANVDNGVVSANVLSPEEILAGMDAMSEKYTAQGGKLYSTAQE; encoded by the coding sequence ATGAGTAATGAATACCCATACGCCTCCATGCGCGACAGCTTCGACCTGTCCGCGTACTTCGTGGTGGGGCCGGAGGACTGCAAAGGCCGTCCGCTGACCGACGTGGTGGATCAGGCTCTGCACGGCGGCGCAACCTTCATCCAACTGCGCGCCAAGGAGGCCGATGCCTCTGAGCTGACCGACATGGCTCGCGACATCGCGCAAATCATCGAGGACAATGAGAAGTCCGATTCCGTGGCCTTTGTGATCGACGACCGTGCCGACGTGGTGTGGCAGGCCCGCCGCAAGGGCATCAAGGTGGACGGTGTGCACATCGGCCAGACCGACATGGAGCCGCGCGAAGCCCGCGCCCTGCTCGGCGACGAGGCCATCGTGGGTCTGTCGGCTGAGACCGAAAGCCTCGTTCGGCTCATCAACGAGCTGCCCGACGGCTGCATCGACTACATTGGCGCCGGTCCTCTGCACGTCTCCACCACCAAGCCCGAGGCTTCCGTGGGCGGCAACGACGGCTCCGGCAAGACGCTGGACGCCGCCCAGATCAACACCATCTGCGTTGCCAGCGAATTCCCGGTGGTCGTGGGCGGCGGCGTGACCGCAGCCGATATGGCCATGCTCGCCGATACCAAGGCTGCTGGCTGGTTCGTGGTCTCCGCCATCGCGGGTGCCGAGAACCCGGAAGAGGCCGCGCGCACCATGGTCGAAGGCTGGAAGGCCGTCCGCGGCGACAAGAAGCACGGCTACGCTCCGCGCGTCGTAACCCACACCCCCGCTACTGACACTCAGGCTGCTCAGGAAGGGGCCGCGAAGCCCGGTTCCGAGGCCACTGAGAAGAAGTTCACCAACGCCAAGGACGCCAAGGATGCCCAGAAGCTTGCCAAGCAGCAGCGCGTGGACATCGCCGCCCGTGGTTCCAAGCAGCGCGACAAGGCGCACATCCGCAAGACCAAGTCCGTACCGTTCACCTATCAGTATGGTTCCTACGACCTGGAAGTGCCGTACACCGAAATCAAGCTGAGCGACACGCCCGGCGTGGGCCCGAACCCGCCGTTCCACGACTACAACACCGAAGGCCCCAAGTGCGACCCGAAGGAAGGCTTGAAGCCCCTGCGTCTCGACTGGATCCGCGACCGCGGCGACATCGAAGACTACGAGGGCCGCCGCCGCAACCTTGAGGACGATGGCAAGCGCGCCATCAAGCGCGGCCGCGCCACCAAGGAATGGCGTGGACGCAAGCATGAGCCGATGCGTGCCAAGGACCACCCGATCACCCAGATGTGGTACGCCCGCCACGGCATCATCACCCCGGAGATGCAGTACGTGGCCACCCGCGAGAACTGCGATGTGGAGCTCGTGCGCTCCGAGCTGGCCGCCGGCCGCGCGGTGATGCCTTGCAACATCAACCACCCCGAGGCCGAGCCGATGATTATCGGATCCGCCTTCCTGACCAAGCTCAACGCCAACATGGGCAACTCGGCCGTCACCTCCTCCATCGATGAGGAAGTGGAGAAGCTGACGTGGGCCACCAAGTGGGGCGCCGATACCGTGATGGACCTGTCCACCGGTAACGACATCCATACCACCCGTGAGTGGATTCTTCGCAACTCCCCCGTGCCGATCGGCACCGTGCCGATGTACCAGGCCCTCGAAAAGGTCGAGGATGATGCCTCCAAGCTGAGCTGGGAACTGTTCCGCGACACCGTAATCGAACAGTGCGAGCAAGGTGTGGATTACATGACCATCCACGCCGGCGTGCTGCTGCGTTACGTGCCGCTGACCGCCAACCGCGTGACCGGCATCGTCTCCCGCGGTGGCTCCATCATGGCCGACTGGTGCCTGCGCCACCACCAGGAGAGCTTCCTGTACACGCACTTCGACGAGCTGTGCGACATCTTCGCCAAGTACGACGTGGCGTTCTCTCTGGGCGATGGCCTGCGCCCCGGCTCCCTAGCCGACGCGAACGACGCCGCGCAGCTTTCCGAGCTCATGACTCTGGGCGAGCTGACCGAGCGCGCCTGGGCCAAGGACGTGCAGGTGATGATCGAGGGCCCGGGCCACGTGCCGTTCGACACCGTACGCATGAACATCGAGCTGGAGAAGGCCGTGTGCCACAACGCCCCGTTCTACACCCTCGGACCGCTGACCACCGATACCGCTCCGGGTTACGATCACATCACCTCCGCTATCGGCGCCACCGAGATCGGTCGTTACGGCACCGCTATGCTGTGCTACGTGACCCCGAAGGAACACCTCGGCCTGCCGAACAAGGATGATGTGAAGCAGGGCGTGATTGCCTACAAGATCGCCTGCCACGCCGCAGACATCGCCAAGCACCACCCGCACGCGATGGATCGCGACAATGCGATTTCCAAGGCTCGCTTCGAGTTCCGTTGGCTCGACCAGTTCAATCTGTCCTACGATCCGGACACCGCCATCGCCTTCCACGACGATACCCTGCCCGCCGAGCCGGCCAAGATGGCGCACTTCTGCTCGATGTGCGGCCCGAAGTTCTGCTCGATGGCCATCTCCCAGAACATCCGCAAGGCATTCGGTGGCGAGGCCGCTCAGCAGCAAATCGTGAAGGAGGCTGCTGCAGGCATCGACTCCGAGGCACTGGCTACGGCCAAGGCCAATGTCGATAACGGCGTGGTGTCCGCCAACGTGCTCAGCCCCGAAGAAATCCTCGCCGGCATGGATGCGATGAGCGAAAAGTACACCGCCCAGGGCGGCAAGCTCTACTCCACCGCCCAGGAGTAA
- the thiD gene encoding bifunctional hydroxymethylpyrimidine kinase/phosphomethylpyrimidine kinase, with protein sequence MAQIATSTLPAVLAISGSDSSGGAGMQADLKTMLACGVFGMSAITALTAQNTTGVRSIQDTKPDILADQINMVFEDIPPVAVKIGMVSATDIIDVIAERLTFHHATNIVLDPVMVATSGANLISDDAIAALTGKLFPMATVVTPNIPEAEVLTDTLIRDQEDMEAAAHRLVERYGCAALVKGGHGTEDANDVLAETDGTVTWFDGARINNPNTHGTGCTLSSAIASYLALGDTLPKAIKHAKKYLTGALKAQLNLGHGSGPMDHFWKYR encoded by the coding sequence ATGGCACAAATTGCAACATCTACACTTCCCGCTGTTCTCGCGATCTCCGGCTCCGACTCGTCCGGCGGTGCCGGCATGCAGGCCGATCTGAAGACCATGCTGGCCTGCGGCGTGTTCGGCATGAGCGCCATCACCGCGCTCACCGCACAGAACACCACCGGCGTGCGTTCCATTCAGGATACCAAACCGGACATTCTCGCCGACCAGATCAACATGGTGTTTGAGGATATTCCGCCGGTCGCGGTGAAAATCGGCATGGTGTCTGCCACTGACATCATCGACGTCATCGCTGAACGACTCACCTTCCATCACGCCACGAACATCGTGCTCGACCCGGTTATGGTGGCCACTTCCGGCGCCAATCTCATCAGTGACGATGCCATTGCGGCCTTGACCGGCAAGCTGTTCCCGATGGCCACGGTCGTGACTCCGAACATTCCCGAGGCCGAAGTGCTGACCGATACGCTGATTCGCGATCAGGAGGATATGGAGGCCGCCGCCCACCGCCTCGTGGAGCGTTATGGCTGTGCCGCGCTGGTCAAGGGTGGTCATGGCACCGAGGATGCCAACGATGTGCTTGCCGAGACGGATGGAACCGTGACCTGGTTTGATGGCGCGCGTATCAATAATCCGAACACGCACGGCACCGGATGCACGCTGAGCTCCGCCATCGCCTCGTATCTGGCGCTTGGCGACACATTGCCCAAGGCCATCAAGCATGCGAAGAAGTATCTGACCGGTGCACTGAAGGCCCAGCTGAATCTTGGCCACGGCTCCGGCCCGATGGATCATTTCTGGAAGTATCGCTGA
- a CDS encoding thiamine-binding protein translates to MIIDRNAVTQEVPIDPETGKPYLNTVAAIQVSANGVGSEVSPYVAQAVEVIRESGLPQETNALFTNVEGDLDDVLKVAGEAAKKLAEQGYRTSLVLHMDIRPGFTGQLTEKPKLVDEILADKQAK, encoded by the coding sequence ATGATTATTGACCGTAATGCCGTTACTCAGGAAGTGCCGATCGACCCGGAAACCGGCAAACCGTACCTCAATACCGTGGCCGCCATTCAGGTGTCGGCCAATGGCGTGGGCTCCGAGGTTTCGCCATACGTGGCTCAGGCCGTCGAGGTGATTCGCGAATCCGGCCTGCCGCAGGAAACCAACGCCCTGTTCACCAACGTGGAAGGCGATCTGGACGACGTGCTCAAGGTGGCCGGTGAGGCCGCCAAGAAGCTCGCCGAGCAGGGCTACCGCACTTCTCTGGTGCTGCACATGGATATCCGCCCCGGCTTCACCGGCCAGCTGACCGAAAAGCCCAAGCTGGTGGATGAGATCCTCGCCGACAAGCAGGCGAAGTAG
- a CDS encoding MFS transporter, whose protein sequence is MTAAEQQISGNPAAMENAQARTTVTDQAKVQDIISRMDRAHETPMFHRIVTLVAAGMLMDSIDVYIGSAVASSTLATRWSTVAQNSTFMSAGFLGLLVGSLLAGFVGDLKGRRVAYQINLLLFGGFTFLGAFAPNMAVLSLCRLGAGLGLGAEIVTGFAMVNEFAPMNRRGHWCAIVSLVANCGVPIAMLLCAWIIPRWSWRPLFVAIGLVAAIIWWLRRDIPESPRWLAVRGRYDEADAIVKQLEANGSEPIDAAAKADTSDTRNAGGRSLGICLLVAVVAVAATNVCSYAFTSWVPTILVKRGINLSSSLLTSTVMMLGAPVGCLIGSLLIDRIGRKRTIVPAFLFTGVFGLMYAFQTSTVSAIIVGFLLMMCLYVLMASVVAVYAPELFATKVRFRCVGFANAVAKLLNVLMPMVVGWMLTSLGATSIFVAISAIAIASMLIVGFFGAETAQKSVG, encoded by the coding sequence ATGACTGCTGCTGAACAGCAGATTTCCGGCAATCCCGCGGCTATGGAAAACGCACAAGCACGTACCACCGTGACGGATCAAGCCAAGGTTCAGGATATTATCTCGCGCATGGATCGCGCACATGAAACCCCGATGTTCCATCGCATCGTGACGCTGGTCGCCGCTGGCATGCTGATGGACAGCATCGACGTATATATTGGCAGCGCCGTCGCCTCCAGCACGTTGGCTACCCGCTGGTCCACCGTTGCGCAAAATTCCACCTTTATGTCCGCGGGCTTCCTGGGTCTGCTGGTCGGTTCGCTGCTGGCCGGCTTCGTCGGTGACCTGAAGGGCCGCCGCGTGGCTTACCAAATCAACCTGCTGCTGTTTGGCGGCTTCACCTTCCTCGGCGCATTCGCCCCGAACATGGCTGTGCTGTCCCTGTGCCGTCTGGGTGCCGGCCTGGGCCTCGGCGCTGAAATCGTCACCGGCTTCGCCATGGTCAACGAGTTCGCACCGATGAACCGCCGTGGCCACTGGTGCGCGATTGTCTCGCTCGTGGCCAACTGCGGTGTGCCAATCGCTATGCTGCTGTGTGCATGGATCATCCCCCGCTGGTCCTGGCGTCCGCTGTTCGTGGCCATCGGCCTGGTGGCCGCCATCATCTGGTGGCTGCGCCGCGACATCCCCGAATCCCCGCGTTGGCTCGCCGTGCGCGGCCGTTACGATGAGGCCGACGCCATCGTCAAGCAGCTTGAGGCCAACGGTTCCGAACCGATCGACGCAGCCGCCAAGGCCGACACCAGCGACACCCGCAACGCCGGAGGCCGTTCGCTCGGCATCTGCCTGCTTGTGGCTGTGGTTGCTGTGGCCGCCACGAACGTGTGCTCCTACGCCTTCACTTCTTGGGTTCCGACGATTCTGGTCAAGCGTGGTATTAACCTGTCCAGCTCGCTGCTCACCTCCACGGTGATGATGCTCGGTGCCCCGGTCGGCTGCCTGATTGGCTCTCTGCTTATCGACCGTATCGGCCGCAAGCGCACGATTGTGCCGGCCTTCCTGTTCACTGGCGTGTTCGGTTTGATGTATGCCTTCCAGACCTCTACCGTGAGCGCAATTATCGTTGGCTTCCTGCTCATGATGTGCCTGTACGTGCTTATGGCTTCCGTGGTGGCTGTGTACGCTCCGGAACTGTTCGCCACCAAGGTTCGCTTCCGTTGCGTCGGCTTCGCGAACGCCGTGGCCAAGCTGCTCAATGTGTTGATGCCGATGGTGGTGGGCTGGATGCTTACCTCGCTTGGTGCCACGTCCATCTTTGTGGCCATCAGCGCGATTGCTATTGCATCGATGCTGATTGTCGGCTTCTTTGGCGCGGAGACTGCGCAGAAGTCGGTTGGGTGA
- the serU gene encoding serpin-like protein SerU, translating into MMHEPIQAKGPTMSEQLMEQYRLRGQRKCRNACIAAIVTVVLVLAVAGGVWWTAGDGSALVRNMFKPKATPATQPVVNSTATFAYRTAPEFLAMEAGDRGTGNVNYSPASMWMALAIAAQGANGTTRSQLNELLGSGSLTDSDYQSLLSSINGQYSGAKSEMSAANSLWIDDDYSLASDYQSTVKKMFEAEVTTLPFDDQAAAKMSDWIAKHTNGSLKPKITLRDREVLSIINTVYADGRWKDPFEEQSTGNGTFHGEAGDAQVPMMHRTFSQMAYGHDEYNTWQRVEIPFDNGGNLAIVLPAEGHFDELAGDAEKLSWAFGTCSTASLGEGAMGCAADSMPGWGVSVNSVMVNVTLPRFTIDSMFDSEATIKAFEKLGVTDAFSAGDADFTKMIDTGSHGENLYIGSILQGTRIEVNEAGAKAMSFTKVGADSVSAPVDNVEFTVDRPFLYSYVTPDGIPLFIGAVRNLGGVGGEN; encoded by the coding sequence ATGATGCACGAGCCGATCCAAGCAAAGGGGCCAACCATGAGCGAGCAACTGATGGAACAGTACCGGTTGCGCGGACAACGCAAATGCCGTAACGCTTGTATCGCCGCCATCGTGACAGTAGTGCTTGTCCTTGCCGTCGCCGGCGGCGTATGGTGGACGGCCGGCGATGGCAGCGCATTGGTTCGCAATATGTTCAAGCCGAAGGCCACGCCTGCCACGCAGCCGGTAGTCAACAGCACCGCAACCTTCGCCTACCGCACCGCACCGGAATTCCTGGCGATGGAAGCCGGCGACCGAGGCACCGGCAATGTGAACTACTCTCCTGCTTCGATGTGGATGGCGTTGGCCATCGCCGCGCAGGGCGCCAATGGCACGACCCGCTCGCAACTGAACGAACTGCTGGGCTCCGGTTCGCTGACCGATAGCGACTACCAATCGCTGCTAAGTTCGATCAACGGGCAATATTCGGGGGCGAAATCCGAGATGAGCGCCGCGAACTCGCTGTGGATTGATGACGACTACTCTCTTGCCAGCGATTACCAATCCACCGTCAAGAAGATGTTCGAGGCCGAAGTCACCACGTTACCGTTCGACGATCAGGCCGCCGCAAAGATGTCCGATTGGATCGCCAAGCATACGAATGGTTCGCTCAAGCCGAAGATTACGCTGCGTGACCGTGAAGTCCTGTCCATCATCAACACCGTCTATGCGGATGGCCGTTGGAAGGATCCGTTCGAAGAGCAGTCCACCGGCAACGGCACCTTCCACGGCGAAGCCGGAGATGCTCAGGTGCCGATGATGCACCGGACCTTCAGCCAAATGGCTTACGGACATGATGAGTACAACACTTGGCAGCGGGTGGAGATTCCGTTCGACAACGGCGGCAATCTGGCCATCGTGCTGCCGGCCGAAGGGCATTTCGACGAGTTGGCCGGCGATGCCGAGAAGCTCAGTTGGGCGTTCGGTACATGCTCGACGGCTTCCCTTGGCGAGGGCGCAATGGGTTGCGCCGCGGACAGTATGCCCGGATGGGGCGTCTCCGTCAACTCGGTCATGGTGAACGTCACGCTACCGCGATTCACCATCGACAGCATGTTCGACTCGGAAGCCACCATCAAGGCATTCGAAAAACTGGGGGTGACCGATGCGTTCAGTGCAGGCGACGCCGACTTCACCAAGATGATCGACACCGGTTCGCACGGCGAGAACCTGTATATCGGCTCGATTCTGCAAGGCACGCGCATCGAGGTGAACGAAGCCGGCGCCAAGGCCATGTCCTTCACCAAGGTCGGCGCAGACTCCGTTAGCGCGCCGGTGGACAACGTCGAGTTCACGGTGGATCGCCCATTTCTGTATTCGTACGTCACCCCGGACGGCATACCATTATTCATCGGTGCGGTGCGCAACCTCGGCGGAGTCGGTGGAGAAAACTGA